From one Tsukamurella tyrosinosolvens genomic stretch:
- a CDS encoding MspA family porin translates to MKKIAIRGAAVAAAAGVAMGALSTGAANADTFIPLPNATTTAKVGDSTVTVSVTNQSAKLSPGMVALPTTRNAWVSGLVSAKISGGKPDGGSIQAGYAVGCQVDVGSAAINLGAKGGVNNKDGVAFDSSGWVGSPSVSGSTGGSIKLAAGSVGTQMLTYDRATWPSPGDEVAPDWADPSTGFKFKGSSGSLSYAEQTIGVDGCAGYAQARFFAKVKVKSGNTQQTVILWGKAFTLG, encoded by the coding sequence ATGAAGAAGATCGCGATCCGCGGTGCCGCCGTTGCCGCCGCGGCTGGCGTGGCGATGGGTGCACTCTCCACGGGTGCTGCCAACGCCGACACGTTCATCCCGCTGCCCAACGCCACCACGACCGCCAAGGTCGGCGACTCCACCGTCACTGTCTCTGTGACGAACCAGAGTGCCAAGCTGTCGCCGGGCATGGTCGCCCTGCCCACCACCCGCAACGCGTGGGTGTCGGGTCTGGTGTCCGCGAAGATCTCCGGTGGCAAGCCTGATGGCGGCTCGATCCAGGCCGGTTACGCGGTCGGCTGCCAGGTTGATGTCGGCTCTGCCGCCATCAACCTGGGCGCCAAGGGTGGCGTCAACAACAAGGACGGCGTGGCGTTCGACAGCAGCGGCTGGGTTGGTTCGCCGTCTGTCTCGGGTTCGACCGGTGGCAGCATCAAGCTTGCTGCGGGCAGCGTCGGTACGCAGATGCTGACCTACGACCGCGCCACCTGGCCGTCGCCCGGCGACGAGGTCGCGCCCGACTGGGCAGACCCCAGCACCGGATTCAAGTTCAAGGGTTCGTCGGGCTCGCTGAGCTACGCCGAGCAGACCATCGGCGTCGACGGCTGTGCTGGCTACGCGCAGGCACGCTTCTTCGCCAAGGTCAAGGTGAAGTCGGGCAACACCCAGCAGACCGTGATCCTGTGGGGCAAGGCCTTCACTCTGGGCTGA
- a CDS encoding MspA family porin — protein MTLRISLAAAAFAAAGALTVGLLTPATAAADTVIPLRDSVKTVKAGSSTITITVKGQRAKLSPGMVALPTTRNAWVSGVVSAKINGADADGGSIEAGYAVGCQIDVGDASIDLGAGAETGATFNDPDKGTGVSPSVSGTTGGSIKLAAGSVGTQSLTYDRSTWPKPGDEVAPDWYAPSTSFDFTGSSGSFTYSDQTIGVDGCAGYAQARLYVIVKAQVGDSKNTVILWGDRFTLG, from the coding sequence ATGACCCTGAGAATCTCCCTCGCGGCAGCGGCGTTCGCCGCAGCAGGCGCGCTAACCGTTGGGCTGCTCACCCCCGCTACCGCGGCGGCTGACACCGTGATCCCGCTGCGTGACTCCGTGAAAACCGTCAAAGCCGGTTCCAGCACGATCACCATTACGGTTAAGGGCCAGCGCGCCAAGCTCTCCCCGGGAATGGTTGCTTTGCCGACCACGCGGAACGCGTGGGTGTCGGGCGTCGTGAGCGCCAAGATCAATGGGGCAGACGCGGACGGCGGATCGATCGAGGCCGGGTATGCCGTCGGCTGCCAAATCGATGTCGGTGATGCGAGTATCGACCTCGGTGCGGGCGCTGAAACCGGCGCGACCTTCAATGACCCCGACAAGGGGACGGGGGTATCGCCGTCCGTGAGTGGTACGACCGGTGGGTCGATCAAGCTCGCCGCCGGATCCGTCGGCACGCAATCGCTCACGTACGACCGCTCGACCTGGCCCAAGCCGGGCGACGAGGTCGCGCCTGACTGGTATGCGCCGTCGACGAGCTTCGACTTCACAGGCTCAAGCGGCAGCTTCACTTACAGCGACCAGACCATCGGTGTGGACGGTTGCGCTGGCTACGCGCAGGCCCGTCTGTACGTCATCGTCAAGGCTCAGGTCGGCGACTCCAAGAACACCGTGATCCTCTGGGGCGACCGCTTCACCCTCGGCTGA